A genomic region of Chloracidobacterium sp. contains the following coding sequences:
- a CDS encoding sigma 54-interacting transcriptional regulator, with the protein MEQAQQTTALSSERKLSMQQAREAIIERLARDLPTDIDLERFLNVVVSEIGRMLRADRCDLLQLSDGEELVISHEWRRDRGVPKSQGTTIPFDATRLAERLDLTRPIRVNDISKAKDATLKFFAKALGTRSLLIIPIIQNGRVLGLMGLHDTRKPRVWLDEEVAFLESIARQLAIGYQYTKLYVTQEQETRRTNALLEIANTLNSHSDFKEVAEDVIERAINLVGADYGALGVLDETGKRISLATFKAAEGIKLGRMLRLIEQHNKSLDIETFSALGDLLRDGKTLRLADSQLPLPIRIFFNTQLKGKAALVTPVHVAGRAFGLLGFVWSKEGTFADHDIALIEGISDQIGTALERDQLSTEVMRLRSVLHRHSELVGQAPAIRRAIELGLNVADTSTTVLVTGESGTGKELIANLIHYNSGRENKPFVKINCGAIPETLLESELFGHEKGAFTDAREQRQGRFEEADGGTLFLDEIGEMSLQAQVRLLRVLQDGEFTRVGGKKVIKAGVRVIAATNSDLERAIAAGTFRKDLFYRLSVFPISLPPLRERIEDIHLLVIHFLDSYKEKTGRFVSGISKEAMKALVNYDWPGNVRELENAIERAVIIASGRQIEADDLPDAISRTELGAAANARHERAIAAGTGREFEIRLGLPSAMDEIEKQVIEATLMYTDGDKSSAARLLNIGRKTLYRKLEQYETDGAK; encoded by the coding sequence ATGGAGCAAGCCCAGCAAACAACGGCACTGTCGTCTGAGCGTAAGCTCAGCATGCAGCAAGCCCGCGAAGCGATCATTGAACGCTTGGCGCGCGACCTGCCGACCGACATCGACCTCGAACGCTTTCTTAACGTCGTCGTTTCTGAGATCGGGCGAATGCTCAGAGCTGACCGCTGTGACCTACTCCAACTCTCCGACGGTGAAGAACTGGTCATCAGTCATGAATGGCGCCGCGACCGCGGCGTCCCCAAGAGCCAGGGCACCACGATACCCTTTGACGCAACCAGGCTCGCTGAGCGGCTGGATCTGACAAGACCGATCAGGGTCAATGACATCTCAAAGGCAAAGGACGCCACGCTGAAGTTCTTTGCCAAGGCCCTCGGCACACGATCACTATTGATCATCCCGATCATCCAGAACGGCCGGGTGCTGGGCCTGATGGGCCTCCACGACACGAGAAAGCCGCGTGTCTGGCTCGACGAAGAAGTGGCCTTTCTGGAATCGATCGCCCGCCAACTCGCGATCGGCTATCAGTACACCAAGCTCTACGTCACGCAAGAGCAGGAGACGCGGCGGACGAATGCGCTGCTCGAGATCGCCAATACGCTCAACTCGCACTCCGACTTTAAGGAGGTCGCAGAGGATGTCATAGAGCGAGCGATCAATCTGGTCGGGGCCGATTATGGTGCGCTGGGCGTGCTGGATGAGACGGGCAAGCGCATCTCGCTTGCGACCTTCAAGGCTGCAGAAGGCATCAAGCTGGGCCGAATGCTCAGGCTCATCGAACAGCACAATAAATCTCTCGATATCGAGACGTTCTCGGCCCTCGGCGACCTGCTGCGCGACGGCAAAACGCTGAGGCTGGCAGATTCGCAATTGCCGCTGCCGATACGAATCTTTTTCAACACCCAGCTCAAGGGTAAGGCTGCTCTCGTCACGCCCGTGCACGTCGCCGGCCGTGCGTTCGGATTGTTGGGGTTTGTTTGGAGCAAGGAAGGCACGTTCGCCGATCACGATATTGCCCTGATCGAGGGAATATCTGACCAGATCGGGACGGCGCTCGAACGCGACCAGCTTTCGACCGAGGTGATGCGGCTCCGCAGCGTGCTTCATCGTCACAGTGAGCTTGTCGGCCAAGCCCCGGCGATACGACGGGCGATCGAGCTCGGACTGAATGTCGCCGATACATCTACGACGGTGCTCGTAACGGGCGAATCGGGTACGGGCAAGGAATTGATCGCGAACCTTATCCATTACAACTCGGGCCGCGAGAACAAGCCATTCGTCAAGATCAATTGCGGTGCGATCCCCGAAACGCTGCTCGAATCAGAACTCTTCGGGCACGAAAAAGGTGCGTTCACTGATGCACGCGAGCAGCGGCAAGGCCGATTTGAGGAAGCCGACGGCGGAACACTCTTTCTCGACGAGATCGGTGAGATGTCGTTGCAGGCGCAGGTGCGGCTCCTCCGCGTTCTGCAAGACGGCGAGTTTACGCGCGTCGGCGGCAAGAAGGTCATCAAGGCAGGCGTTCGCGTGATCGCAGCAACAAACAGCGATCTCGAACGGGCGATCGCAGCCGGGACGTTCCGCAAGGACCTGTTCTACCGGCTCTCGGTGTTCCCCATTTCGCTTCCGCCCCTGCGCGAACGTATAGAGGACATTCACCTGTTGGTTATCCACTTTCTCGATAGCTATAAGGAAAAAACCGGCCGCTTCGTCTCGGGCATTTCGAAAGAAGCTATGAAGGCCCTCGTCAATTACGATTGGCCCGGCAACGTCCGTGAGCTAGAAAATGCCATTGAGCGGGCTGTGATCATTGCTTCGGGCCGTCAGATAGAGGCCGATGACCTTCCTGATGCCATCTCCCGGACCGAACTCGGCGCCGCAGCCAACGCACGGCATGAACGCGCGATAGCGGCGGGAACGGGCCGCGAATTTGAGATCCGCCTTGGTCTGCCGTCAGCAATGGACGAGATCGAGAAGCAGGTGATCGAGGCGACCCTCATGTATACCGACGGCGACAAATCGTCAGCCGCTCGGCTGTTGAATATCGGGCGTAAAACGCTCTATCGTAAGCTCGAACAATACGAGACCGACGGTGCAAAATAG
- a CDS encoding tetratricopeptide repeat protein, protein MREFCRIVFFFCLLTLISCGSKPANTEPTNANTESQFAHITDANVALAEGKRLLDENQTELAIQALKQAVTLDPDLAEGYFQLGIAYSLHEMQLERSGTATGPANAKPNSQKAFEAAVTAYKKWVEANPKDDVAFFNLGRTYAKLLKDEEAEDAFRQAVKLKPDDSEYQMELGTSLIRLAKYHEALTALKKALELDPSNSRAEELIEDAEAGRQRVSYVGPQNSNANANKAANANANADANSNTNSAGRPTNTNSRATREANTKLPVKPANKTH, encoded by the coding sequence ATGAGAGAGTTTTGCCGCATAGTGTTCTTTTTTTGCCTGTTGACCTTAATAAGCTGCGGCTCAAAACCCGCCAACACGGAGCCGACGAATGCGAATACCGAGTCGCAGTTTGCCCATATAACTGACGCAAATGTTGCCCTCGCTGAGGGAAAACGCCTGCTCGACGAGAACCAGACCGAACTGGCCATTCAGGCCCTCAAGCAGGCTGTAACGCTCGATCCGGATCTCGCCGAAGGTTATTTTCAGCTTGGCATCGCGTATTCGCTACACGAGATGCAGCTCGAACGAAGCGGCACGGCGACCGGGCCTGCTAATGCTAAGCCAAACTCGCAAAAGGCGTTTGAGGCTGCCGTTACGGCCTACAAGAAATGGGTCGAAGCGAATCCTAAGGATGATGTAGCCTTCTTCAATCTGGGCCGGACATACGCAAAATTGCTGAAGGATGAGGAGGCAGAGGATGCCTTCCGCCAGGCAGTCAAGCTCAAGCCGGACGACAGCGAGTATCAGATGGAACTCGGTACAAGCCTGATCCGCCTTGCCAAATACCACGAGGCCCTAACTGCTCTCAAGAAGGCCCTCGAACTCGATCCGTCGAACAGCCGGGCTGAGGAATTGATCGAGGACGCCGAGGCCGGTCGGCAGCGTGTAAGTTATGTCGGGCCACAGAACTCTAACGCCAACGCGAACAAAGCGGCGAACGCTAACGCCAATGCGGACGCAAACTCCAACACGAACAGCGCCGGACGGCCGACGAATACCAACAGTCGCGCCACCCGCGAGGCAAATACAAAACTACCGGTAAAGCCCGCAAATAAGACGCATTGA
- a CDS encoding histidine triad nucleotide-binding protein, whose protein sequence is MTEIDCIFCKIADGRLPSTLVFEDDRCIAFNDLSPQAPTHILIIPRTHLDSLDKTEEEHGPMLGHLLTTAADIARGLGFAEEGYRIVINTNANGGQTVFHLHVHLLAGRPFVFPPG, encoded by the coding sequence ATGACCGAAATAGACTGTATCTTTTGCAAGATCGCCGACGGACGGTTGCCGTCAACGCTTGTATTCGAGGACGACCGCTGTATCGCATTTAATGACCTCAGCCCGCAGGCGCCGACGCACATTCTGATCATCCCGCGAACTCACCTTGACTCGCTCGACAAGACTGAAGAAGAACACGGGCCAATGCTCGGCCACCTGCTCACGACGGCCGCCGACATCGCTCGCGGCCTCGGCTTTGCGGAAGAAGGCTATCGAATAGTGATCAATACTAATGCAAACGGCGGCCAGACCGTTTTTCACCTGCACGTGCATCTGCTGGCCGGGCGGCCGTTCGTATTTCCGCCCGGATGA
- the murA gene encoding UDP-N-acetylglucosamine 1-carboxyvinyltransferase produces the protein MDKFVVRGGRPLHGKIEIGGAKNSALPCLAATLLSSETVTLHNVPYVKDLITQRRLLEDLGATVLTPELRTHKITAKNVEIFEAPYHLVKTMRASVLALGPLLGRFGKAKVSLPGGCAIGTRPIDLHLKAFEQLGAEVSLESGDVVARAPRGRLTGNAVDFEKVTVTGTENVMMAAALAEGRTTIRNAAEEPEIEDLAELMNKMGARIRGAGTSTIEIDGVEGMGSAEHTIIPDRIETGTFLVAAAITNGELEVKNCRPDHLVAVIDHLRSAGVEIDEVNQSTLLVRRSSGGLKARDVTTEPHPHFPTDMQAQYMALMTQAEGESKVVETIFENRFMHASELIRMGADIAISGNTATVHGPSKLMGAPIIASDLRASASLVLAALCAEGETTIDRVYHIDRGYETIVRKFRSLGADIERIKADIDATQEEIAA, from the coding sequence ATGGATAAGTTTGTAGTTCGCGGCGGGCGACCGCTGCATGGAAAGATCGAGATCGGCGGAGCGAAGAATTCGGCCCTGCCGTGCCTGGCGGCGACGCTGCTATCGAGCGAGACGGTGACGCTTCACAACGTGCCGTATGTCAAGGACCTTATAACGCAGCGCAGACTGCTCGAGGACCTTGGTGCTACGGTGCTGACGCCGGAGCTTCGCACGCACAAGATCACGGCAAAGAACGTTGAGATCTTTGAGGCGCCGTATCACCTTGTTAAGACAATGCGCGCGAGCGTGCTGGCGCTAGGGCCGCTGCTCGGCAGGTTTGGCAAAGCAAAGGTCAGCCTGCCGGGCGGCTGTGCCATTGGGACGAGGCCCATCGATCTTCATTTGAAGGCGTTCGAGCAGTTGGGGGCAGAGGTCTCGCTTGAATCGGGCGATGTTGTGGCACGGGCTCCGAGAGGCCGTCTCACGGGCAATGCCGTCGATTTTGAAAAGGTTACGGTAACCGGCACGGAGAATGTAATGATGGCCGCCGCGCTCGCCGAGGGTCGCACGACCATCAGAAACGCCGCCGAGGAGCCCGAGATCGAGGACCTCGCAGAATTGATGAACAAGATGGGAGCCCGGATCCGCGGAGCCGGGACCTCAACGATAGAGATCGACGGTGTAGAGGGAATGGGAAGTGCCGAACATACGATAATCCCAGACCGCATCGAAACCGGAACGTTCCTCGTGGCCGCCGCGATCACGAACGGCGAACTCGAGGTCAAGAATTGCCGGCCCGATCATCTGGTCGCTGTCATCGACCACCTTCGCTCGGCCGGCGTCGAGATCGATGAGGTAAATCAGAGCACACTCCTAGTTCGACGCTCGTCGGGCGGGCTAAAGGCCAGGGATGTGACGACCGAGCCGCATCCGCATTTTCCGACCGATATGCAGGCCCAGTATATGGCACTGATGACGCAGGCTGAGGGCGAATCAAAGGTCGTTGAGACGATATTCGAGAATCGCTTTATGCACGCGTCGGAGTTGATCCGCATGGGTGCCGACATAGCGATATCGGGCAATACGGCCACCGTTCACGGGCCGAGCAAACTGATGGGTGCGCCGATCATAGCGTCCGACCTGCGCGCGTCCGCGTCGTTGGTGCTGGCGGCTTTGTGTGCCGAGGGCGAGACCACCATCGACCGCGTATATCATATCGACCGCGGCTACGAGACGATCGTCCGCAAGTTCCGCTCACTGGGAGCCGATATCGAACGCATCAAGGCGGACATTGATGCCACGCAGGAGGAAATAGCGGCCTGA
- a CDS encoding TonB-dependent receptor: MKVIIFIAALIAAQSVFAQTGNTLTLLVKNHDTKAAVAEASAIVKGTYIMATADAEGHIRLANIPNGEHTVEVSSLGYESVELKLTFPLADPSEHTVFLALTHEVGEVTVTSTRTGREIEAEPTRVEAIDEEEIDEKINMRPANVSMVLHESTGIQVQQTSATSNSQSVRIQGLDGRYTQILKDGFPAYGGFSGSLSLLEIPPLDLKQVEIIKGPSATLFGGDAIAGVVNFVTKDPSETPVTTLILNQTSALGTDLSIFNSRKFDHFGYTLLGTANYQREYDVDDDEFTELPRTKAVGVAPKLVFYRGDRTTVTASNSFSYQDRKGGDVFAIRGRPDASHVYFESNRSVRNVATFNLDHEFAGGGRLFAKQSLAMFDRQLATPNYGFEGRQLNSFTDISYLRSFGKHAFVFGGSLVHDRFRENTPGVTSPRDEARTHGGVFIQDTVDVTSKLSLEAGFRLDKAKHYGMFVLPRVSLLYRFSDKLTTRVGYGRGYKTPTMFTEEAEILLFRNVSPVGTNLKAERSQGGTVDVNYRGAAGERFTYSINQMFFYTTISDPITLRPTAFLGYRFRNEQSPVISKGLETNVRLGYGIAKLFFGYTLTDAKAGYLAGTRRLTLLPKHKVNSSLVFEKHESYKFGAEFYFAGRQTLESRSLTRSTAEVGIFAEKTFGKVSLFINGENLTDVRQGKYGPVVIPPHTDPTFAEVYTHLEGRVFNGGVKIRF, translated from the coding sequence TTGAAAGTAATAATATTTATCGCGGCCCTCATCGCCGCACAATCAGTCTTTGCGCAGACCGGCAATACGTTGACTCTGCTTGTTAAGAATCACGACACAAAGGCCGCCGTCGCCGAGGCCTCGGCGATCGTCAAAGGCACCTATATCATGGCCACGGCGGACGCTGAGGGCCATATCCGGCTTGCTAACATTCCGAATGGCGAGCACACCGTCGAGGTCTCATCGCTCGGCTATGAGTCTGTCGAGCTAAAGCTAACATTTCCGCTCGCTGACCCAAGCGAACACACTGTCTTTCTTGCGTTAACCCACGAGGTTGGCGAGGTTACCGTTACATCGACGCGAACCGGCCGCGAGATCGAGGCTGAACCGACCCGCGTCGAGGCCATCGACGAGGAAGAGATCGACGAAAAGATCAATATGCGGCCCGCGAACGTCTCGATGGTGTTGCACGAGAGCACGGGAATTCAGGTGCAGCAGACGTCGGCGACGTCAAACTCGCAAAGCGTCCGCATTCAGGGCCTCGACGGCCGATACACACAGATACTCAAGGACGGTTTTCCGGCCTATGGCGGTTTTTCGGGCAGCCTGAGTTTGCTCGAAATTCCGCCGCTCGATCTAAAACAGGTCGAGATAATCAAGGGGCCGTCGGCCACGCTCTTCGGTGGCGATGCCATCGCGGGCGTCGTCAATTTTGTAACAAAAGACCCGAGCGAGACACCGGTAACGACCCTCATCCTCAACCAAACGTCTGCATTGGGCACTGACCTCTCGATCTTTAATTCCCGAAAGTTCGACCATTTTGGCTACACGCTTCTCGGCACGGCTAACTATCAAAGGGAATATGACGTCGACGACGATGAGTTTACAGAGTTGCCGAGGACAAAAGCGGTCGGCGTGGCACCAAAACTCGTCTTCTATCGCGGCGACAGGACGACGGTGACCGCGAGCAACTCGTTCTCGTACCAAGACCGCAAGGGTGGAGACGTATTTGCGATTCGCGGCCGGCCCGATGCATCGCACGTTTATTTTGAATCGAACCGGTCGGTGCGCAACGTCGCGACGTTCAATCTCGATCACGAGTTCGCGGGTGGCGGCCGTTTGTTTGCAAAGCAGAGCCTCGCGATGTTTGACAGACAGCTTGCGACGCCTAACTACGGCTTTGAAGGTCGTCAACTCAATTCGTTCACCGATATCTCTTATCTGCGTTCATTCGGAAAACACGCATTTGTTTTTGGCGGCAGCCTTGTCCACGACCGATTCCGCGAGAATACGCCGGGCGTGACTTCTCCTCGTGACGAGGCGCGGACACACGGCGGCGTGTTTATTCAGGACACGGTCGATGTAACAAGCAAACTCTCTCTGGAGGCGGGCTTTCGCCTGGACAAAGCCAAGCACTATGGAATGTTTGTGCTCCCGCGCGTCTCGCTGCTCTACCGATTTTCGGACAAACTGACAACGCGGGTAGGTTACGGCCGTGGGTACAAGACGCCGACTATGTTCACCGAGGAAGCCGAGATATTACTGTTTCGCAACGTCAGCCCTGTCGGCACAAACCTGAAAGCAGAACGCAGCCAGGGCGGCACGGTTGACGTAAACTATCGAGGTGCGGCAGGCGAACGGTTTACATACTCGATCAACCAGATGTTCTTTTACACGACCATCAGCGACCCGATCACGCTGCGGCCGACTGCTTTTCTTGGCTACCGATTTCGCAACGAACAATCGCCGGTGATCAGCAAAGGGCTCGAAACAAATGTTCGCCTGGGCTACGGCATCGCAAAACTCTTTTTTGGCTACACCTTAACGGACGCAAAGGCGGGCTATCTCGCAGGTACGCGGCGTTTAACGCTCTTGCCTAAACACAAAGTGAATTCATCACTCGTCTTTGAAAAGCATGAAAGCTACAAATTCGGAGCTGAGTTTTACTTTGCCGGACGGCAGACATTGGAGTCTCGCTCGCTGACGCGCTCGACCGCCGAGGTCGGCATATTTGCCGAGAAGACGTTTGGCAAGGTCAGCCTCTTTATCAACGGTGAGAACCTGACCGACGTGCGTCAAGGGAAATATGGCCCCGTCGTCATTCCGCCGCACACAGATCCGACGTTTGCCGAAGTATATACGCACCTCGAAGGGCGTGTTTTCAATGGCGGCGTTAAGATACGATTCTGA
- a CDS encoding DUF3703 domain-containing protein: MTSLREHIDREITLAADCEAAGDLAAALGHLERAHVLGQAITYEHTRVHWRMLKLALKMHSPREIWGQVIRIIGASTKTPLGIYPAGNTGASNVWFFKPMPIPDDLRHILDANAK; encoded by the coding sequence ATGACCTCGTTGAGAGAACATATAGACCGCGAGATCACGCTGGCCGCCGATTGCGAGGCCGCGGGCGATCTTGCGGCTGCGCTTGGTCATCTTGAGCGTGCGCATGTGCTCGGCCAGGCGATCACCTACGAGCACACGCGTGTTCATTGGCGAATGCTCAAGCTCGCCTTGAAGATGCACTCGCCGCGTGAGATCTGGGGCCAGGTGATCCGCATTATCGGAGCTTCGACGAAAACGCCGCTCGGCATCTATCCCGCCGGCAACACCGGAGCGTCAAATGTATGGTTCTTTAAGCCAATGCCGATCCCTGATGATCTCCGGCATATACTCGACGCAAACGCAAAGTGA
- a CDS encoding sigma-70 family RNA polymerase sigma factor produces MTTPTEQRPEVEFEAGGIGSDDARLVKRCRAGDQAAWDELVDRYQRLIYAIPRRAGLSEEQAADVFQEVFVTLLEKIDAIEQPNRIRSWIVTTAKFKTWGIIRGSKGHYSPETEEEMEAEMAAIRDQGPLADDMLIELEEQHLIRAALERIEERCRTILSMIYLTDPAASYAEVAIAIGVGETSISPLRSRCLKKLEKELTK; encoded by the coding sequence GTGACGACACCGACAGAACAACGTCCCGAGGTCGAGTTTGAAGCCGGCGGCATCGGCAGCGACGACGCTCGGCTGGTAAAACGCTGCCGCGCCGGCGATCAGGCGGCGTGGGACGAACTTGTCGATAGATATCAAAGGTTGATATATGCGATACCGCGCCGCGCGGGGCTATCGGAAGAGCAGGCGGCGGATGTTTTTCAGGAAGTTTTCGTTACGCTTCTCGAAAAGATCGACGCCATCGAGCAGCCGAACCGCATACGTTCGTGGATCGTCACAACGGCGAAATTCAAGACGTGGGGCATCATCCGCGGGTCAAAGGGCCACTATTCGCCCGAGACCGAGGAAGAAATGGAAGCCGAGATGGCCGCGATCCGTGACCAAGGCCCGCTCGCCGACGACATGCTGATTGAGCTTGAGGAACAGCACTTGATCCGAGCGGCGTTAGAAAGAATAGAGGAACGCTGCCGGACGATCTTGTCGATGATCTACCTGACCGACCCGGCGGCGAGCTACGCTGAGGTTGCCATTGCGATCGGCGTCGGCGAGACGAGCATCAGCCCGCTAAGGTCACGGTGCCTGAAGAAACTTGAAAAGGAATTGACGAAATAG
- a CDS encoding CHAT domain-containing protein, with protein sequence MRRSSLAKLLVAAADNAERDRLLRSNRSSADERLAAELRDICYASWTNDPVTAQRASAAANVLGKVAPSPVTAATAQWINGIAEITRGRFERAVRSLRQAGEMFALLGRDNDAAQTRVAELLALAMPGRYDEAVAAGEAALDYFVRTSDHLAAGKVAMNLGNVVSRQGRHRDAEAYGLAACRHFKRAGESAWLAMAENGLANTYAELNQFAKARRIYEKALAASKSLSMTVTEAEIEANLGNLAVLRGQYSEAIRYLEGSRQRYIELDMPHQSAVADLEIADIYSELNLLSEAAETYRRIVPEFARLRLRAEEARARLRYGRTVAALGDERTGKRELQSALRLFKAEGNCSGQVAALLDSADVLIRQRRPRDAQAVIATARAALRNDDDPRHEITLKLLDGRALAGTGSVGRARRILAEAEHMAADRRHTSVLYTIRTELGKLAVIGGDLNGAAGYFQKAIRDIESLRSTVGADEFSVAFLGDKAEPFDSLAQLQIGQGRLAAAFRTVERARSRALLDAIGGGKHRPVPPALQQQLDDARSRLNRLYRAVEYGDESDVAEGRKAVLNAERSLADLIRRVNSLTGANRDAGKVLDIKDLQRRLGRDRSLIEYIEIDGVVSAFVVDGTRVRYVRELGSVAEIHGLLDDLKFQFETLRYGGERLSRYAAQMKGRADHCLKRLYDLLLSPLVRHLAAEKLVIVPAGVLHYVPFHALNDGQRYLIESYETVYAPSAAVWARTNAKRPRGPRKSLIIGYADERIPQAEREAHGLAKVLPDADVFTGKQATFEAFTANAGRHGLIHLACHGQFRPDSPMFSSLHLADGWVTVQDICSRRINASLVTLSACETGVSKIAAGDELLGLVRGFLAAGASSMIVSLWTVNDRAASEMMKHFYSGISGGLSPAAALREAQLQPALGGEHPYFWSPFIAIGR encoded by the coding sequence ATGCGTCGATCGTCACTCGCCAAACTATTGGTCGCGGCGGCAGATAACGCCGAGCGAGATCGGTTGCTTAGATCTAATCGCTCATCTGCCGACGAGCGTTTGGCCGCGGAGCTCCGTGACATCTGCTACGCGTCGTGGACGAATGATCCGGTCACGGCGCAGCGTGCCTCGGCGGCTGCAAATGTGTTGGGGAAGGTCGCCCCGTCACCGGTCACGGCCGCAACTGCGCAGTGGATAAACGGCATCGCCGAAATAACGCGAGGCCGATTTGAACGCGCGGTAAGATCGCTTAGGCAGGCAGGCGAGATGTTCGCTCTCCTCGGCCGCGACAATGACGCGGCACAGACGCGCGTGGCCGAGCTTCTCGCTCTGGCGATGCCGGGACGTTATGACGAGGCTGTCGCAGCGGGCGAGGCGGCCCTTGATTATTTTGTTCGCACAAGCGATCACCTCGCGGCCGGCAAGGTGGCGATGAATCTTGGCAATGTCGTCTCGCGTCAGGGACGGCATCGTGACGCTGAGGCCTATGGCCTCGCCGCATGCCGCCATTTCAAGCGTGCAGGCGAATCGGCATGGCTGGCAATGGCGGAGAACGGCCTTGCAAATACCTACGCCGAACTGAACCAGTTCGCGAAGGCTCGACGTATCTACGAGAAGGCCCTCGCGGCCTCCAAGTCCTTGTCCATGACCGTTACTGAGGCCGAGATCGAGGCAAACCTGGGCAATCTTGCGGTGCTTCGCGGCCAATATTCCGAAGCGATACGCTATCTCGAAGGCTCGCGTCAACGCTATATCGAACTAGACATGCCACACCAGTCAGCGGTGGCCGACCTTGAGATCGCAGACATCTACAGCGAGCTAAATCTCCTCAGCGAGGCGGCGGAGACATACAGGCGCATCGTGCCTGAGTTCGCGCGGCTGAGACTCCGTGCGGAGGAGGCCCGCGCACGGCTGCGTTACGGCCGGACGGTGGCCGCGCTCGGTGATGAGCGAACGGGCAAACGGGAGTTGCAGAGTGCTCTTCGCCTATTCAAGGCCGAAGGGAACTGCTCCGGACAGGTAGCTGCCCTGTTGGACTCGGCCGACGTGTTGATAAGGCAGCGGCGGCCTCGCGATGCGCAAGCCGTAATCGCGACCGCACGCGCGGCCTTGCGAAATGACGATGATCCTCGACACGAGATCACGCTAAAGCTACTCGATGGCAGAGCCCTTGCCGGGACCGGATCTGTCGGGCGGGCAAGACGCATCCTGGCCGAGGCTGAGCACATGGCGGCAGATCGCCGGCACACGAGCGTCCTGTACACGATCCGAACCGAGCTCGGTAAACTTGCGGTGATCGGCGGAGATTTGAATGGTGCGGCGGGGTATTTTCAGAAGGCCATTCGCGATATCGAATCGTTGCGTTCTACCGTCGGTGCAGATGAATTCAGCGTTGCATTTCTGGGTGACAAGGCAGAACCGTTTGACAGCCTGGCACAGTTGCAGATCGGGCAGGGCAGGCTTGCCGCTGCATTCCGCACCGTTGAGCGTGCCCGCTCGCGCGCATTGCTCGACGCGATAGGCGGCGGCAAGCATCGGCCCGTTCCACCTGCGCTTCAGCAGCAGCTAGACGATGCCCGATCACGATTGAACCGTCTGTATCGAGCCGTTGAGTACGGTGACGAGAGCGACGTGGCCGAAGGCCGAAAAGCTGTCCTCAATGCCGAGAGATCACTGGCCGATCTCATCCGGCGTGTCAACAGCTTGACCGGTGCAAATCGCGATGCGGGCAAGGTGCTTGACATCAAAGACCTTCAGCGACGGCTGGGCCGCGACCGTTCGTTGATCGAATACATCGAGATTGACGGCGTCGTATCGGCTTTTGTCGTCGATGGTACGAGAGTGAGGTATGTCCGCGAGCTTGGTTCTGTAGCGGAAATTCACGGCCTGCTCGACGACCTCAAGTTTCAGTTTGAGACGCTGCGATACGGCGGCGAGCGGCTATCACGATATGCAGCGCAGATGAAGGGCCGCGCCGACCACTGTCTGAAGCGGCTTTACGACCTGCTCCTCAGTCCGCTCGTGCGACATCTCGCGGCCGAGAAGCTGGTCATTGTTCCGGCCGGCGTGCTCCATTACGTACCGTTTCACGCGTTGAATGACGGCCAGAGATACCTGATCGAGAGCTACGAGACGGTCTATGCTCCGAGCGCGGCTGTGTGGGCACGCACGAACGCAAAAAGGCCGCGCGGGCCGCGGAAATCGCTGATCATTGGCTATGCCGACGAGCGGATACCGCAGGCCGAACGCGAAGCGCACGGCCTCGCAAAGGTCCTGCCCGACGCTGATGTTTTTACGGGAAAACAGGCGACTTTTGAGGCATTTACCGCCAATGCCGGCCGGCACGGCCTGATCCATCTCGCATGCCACGGCCAGTTTCGGCCTGATAGTCCGATGTTCTCAAGCCTGCATCTCGCAGATGGCTGGGTCACAGTGCAGGATATTTGTTCGCGGCGGATCAATGCATCACTCGTAACGCTGAGTGCGTGCGAGACCGGTGTGAGCAAGATCGCGGCCGGCGACGAATTGCTCGGGCTGGTCCGCGGCTTCCTGGCCGCCGGGGCCTCGTCGATGATCGTCAGCCTGTGGACGGTGAACGACCGTGCCGCATCCGAGATGATGAAGCACTTCTACTCAGGCATTTCCGGCGGCCTCTCACCGGCTGCCGCCCTGCGCGAGGCCCAACTGCAACCGGCACTCGGCGGGGAGCATCCATACTTTTGGTCGCCATTCATCGCGATCGGCCGTTAA